From a region of the Bradyrhizobium guangdongense genome:
- a CDS encoding helix-turn-helix transcriptional regulator → MTCGMETAVVSADAFSAPPGDPDGSITEVALAFIKKSPEIRITLRDLERQTGASIFQLIRAFRRDLGVTPHAYLIKRRVARGADLLLQGEPAAQVAYEVGFVDQSHFTKHFKRVHGVTPKRYVAVATS, encoded by the coding sequence ATGACTTGTGGGATGGAAACGGCAGTCGTATCGGCAGACGCATTCTCTGCTCCGCCCGGCGACCCTGACGGAAGCATTACAGAAGTTGCGCTCGCGTTTATTAAGAAGAGCCCTGAGATCAGGATTACGCTTCGCGATCTTGAGCGTCAGACGGGCGCAAGTATCTTTCAACTGATTAGGGCATTCCGAAGAGATTTGGGAGTAACGCCCCATGCCTATCTGATAAAACGGCGCGTCGCGCGCGGCGCTGATCTTCTTCTTCAGGGAGAGCCAGCGGCACAAGTAGCTTACGAGGTCGGTTTCGTTGACCAAAGTCACTTCACGAAGCACTTCAAGCGTGTCCACGGCGTGACGCCAAAGCGCTATGTTGCGGTAGCCACCAGCTAG
- the gcvA gene encoding transcriptional regulator GcvA yields MGQYLPMNALRAFDAAARHGNFSRAAEELCITQGAVSRHIAVLETHLGIKLFVRKHRRIELTEEARRYHKRLQVAFDEIRSATSEICASSKHNVLKLRCLPTFAMRWLIPRLARFREQYPQVEIQVSTSQQSPANFEAQGIDASIEYGLGQWPGLEAKHLFDELLIVVCGPKLANGMPVPRYPHELDHHVLLHSLQRPDFWRQWLQTAGAPQVPANTGLRFENSGLACQAAIDGLGIAIVHLPLIERDLETGRLIAPFNLIVRNQMAFYLAYPTEKSDLPALVAFRAMAAR; encoded by the coding sequence ATGGGCCAATACTTGCCCATGAATGCGCTACGAGCCTTCGATGCTGCGGCGCGTCATGGCAATTTCAGTCGAGCGGCGGAAGAGCTTTGCATTACCCAAGGGGCCGTCAGCAGGCATATCGCGGTACTTGAGACCCACCTCGGAATAAAGTTATTTGTTCGTAAGCATCGTCGCATCGAACTGACGGAAGAGGCTCGACGATATCATAAGCGGCTTCAGGTTGCGTTTGACGAGATAAGGTCCGCGACGTCCGAGATCTGCGCGTCGTCAAAACACAATGTCCTAAAGCTTAGGTGTTTACCCACCTTTGCCATGCGCTGGTTGATCCCTCGCCTCGCGAGGTTTCGCGAGCAATATCCGCAGGTGGAAATTCAGGTCTCAACCTCACAACAATCCCCTGCCAATTTTGAAGCGCAAGGCATCGATGCCTCGATCGAGTACGGATTGGGCCAGTGGCCTGGGCTCGAGGCCAAACATCTGTTCGACGAACTGCTCATCGTCGTATGCGGCCCCAAGCTTGCGAATGGAATGCCGGTCCCGCGCTATCCGCACGAACTCGATCATCACGTTCTTCTCCATTCCTTGCAGCGCCCGGATTTTTGGCGGCAATGGCTCCAGACTGCAGGCGCGCCGCAGGTCCCGGCCAACACGGGCCTACGATTTGAAAACTCGGGGCTCGCGTGCCAAGCAGCTATCGACGGCCTTGGTATTGCAATTGTGCATCTTCCCTTGATTGAAAGGGATCTCGAAACCGGCCGACTGATCGCACCGTTCAATCTCATTGTCCGCAACCAGATGGCATTCTATCTCGCTTATCCAACCGAAAAGAGCGATTTGCCGGCACTTGTCGCGTTCCGCGCAATGGCTGCTCGGTGA
- a CDS encoding ABC transporter substrate-binding protein: MKRFSLLAFAAVLASLSISTDAHSAEVKIGIIGSFSGPYAEWGVQFKRAVDLYVEKHGGKLGGHTVEVLYRDSGGPNPARAKQLAQELITREGVQFLGGMDFTPNAVAVADVVTQAKIPFVIFNANTADTTRKSPYFLRVGCTIWQLAYGITRYAIDQGKKKAVVFAVDYAPGHDAIAAYDANYGKLGGKIVDVVKVPLDTTDFSSYFQRLQDANADVLFTFVPNGPISVALFKGYFERGLAQRGLQYFGLGETEEAPLAALGQTGELAIGVYSSLFYGPHSPESTANKEFVNALEAKYGKGAIPNIGTVEAWDGIHLIAHMTEATDGKLDGEKALAAAKGYSWESPRGSIRSNGT, translated from the coding sequence ATGAAGCGCTTCAGCTTGCTGGCCTTCGCGGCGGTTCTTGCCTCACTGTCCATTTCTACAGATGCGCATTCTGCCGAGGTCAAGATCGGCATCATCGGCTCTTTTAGCGGCCCCTATGCCGAGTGGGGCGTCCAATTCAAACGAGCCGTTGACCTCTATGTCGAGAAGCACGGAGGAAAGCTTGGAGGCCACACCGTTGAGGTCCTCTATCGTGATTCTGGCGGCCCAAATCCCGCTCGAGCGAAACAACTCGCTCAAGAGCTGATCACCCGAGAGGGGGTACAATTTCTCGGCGGTATGGACTTCACGCCTAACGCGGTAGCCGTTGCCGATGTTGTGACGCAAGCGAAAATTCCCTTCGTCATTTTCAACGCAAATACCGCAGATACCACACGTAAATCGCCATATTTTTTAAGAGTGGGCTGCACCATCTGGCAATTGGCGTATGGCATCACGCGCTATGCTATTGATCAGGGCAAGAAGAAAGCTGTTGTCTTTGCCGTCGACTACGCCCCCGGTCACGACGCAATTGCAGCTTATGATGCCAATTACGGCAAGCTCGGCGGCAAGATCGTCGATGTCGTAAAGGTGCCTTTGGATACAACTGACTTCTCCAGCTACTTCCAGCGGCTGCAGGACGCGAACGCTGACGTTCTATTTACGTTCGTCCCGAACGGGCCCATCTCCGTTGCACTGTTCAAAGGGTATTTCGAGCGCGGCTTGGCACAACGGGGCTTGCAGTACTTTGGCCTCGGTGAAACCGAGGAGGCACCCCTCGCGGCATTGGGACAAACCGGCGAACTGGCCATCGGTGTATATTCCTCTCTCTTTTATGGTCCTCATTCGCCAGAAAGCACCGCGAATAAGGAGTTCGTCAATGCGCTGGAAGCAAAATACGGGAAGGGCGCCATACCTAATATCGGGACCGTTGAGGCGTGGGACGGCATACACCTGATCGCCCATATGACCGAAGCAACCGACGGGAAACTTGATGGTGAAAAAGCCTTGGCGGCCGCCAAAGGGTACTCCTGGGAGAGCCCGCGCGGATCGATCCGGTCGAACGGGACCTGA
- a CDS encoding branched-chain amino acid ABC transporter permease yields the protein MNSYWTTGISLLIDGLSFGMILFLISSGLTITLGVMRLLNIAHCGFAMIGGYTALSLVNHFGLGLLAALPIAVAITAILGAILERTVYRWIYETSALGQILMTIGLTFIMIASINAGYGSLTHTLPTPEFLAGAWHFEEISISAYRSFLSIVSLTIAGLIWYVIEQTDFGARLRASVDNPRMARCVGINVRRVFAQTFVAGCALAAIAGVLGTQMLPLQPYYATNYMVMVLIVVAVGGFGSLKGSLIAALGYSIFDTYFRYLFPAAGAFGIYILLALILSIRPFGLYGRA from the coding sequence GTGAATAGCTACTGGACGACGGGTATATCGCTTTTGATCGACGGCCTGTCCTTCGGGATGATCCTCTTTCTGATCTCCTCTGGCCTGACGATCACGCTCGGCGTGATGCGTCTTCTAAACATTGCACATTGTGGTTTCGCCATGATCGGCGGTTACACTGCACTCTCGCTCGTCAATCATTTTGGCCTGGGTTTGCTCGCCGCGCTTCCGATTGCTGTTGCAATCACGGCGATACTCGGGGCCATTCTTGAACGGACCGTATATCGATGGATCTATGAGACGAGTGCTCTCGGTCAAATCCTGATGACAATTGGCCTCACATTCATAATGATCGCCTCGATCAACGCCGGTTATGGCTCGCTGACGCATACATTACCAACGCCTGAATTCCTGGCGGGAGCATGGCATTTTGAAGAGATATCGATTTCTGCTTACCGTAGCTTTCTTTCAATCGTCAGCCTGACAATCGCAGGCCTGATTTGGTACGTCATCGAACAGACCGATTTTGGCGCCCGCTTGCGCGCCTCCGTCGATAATCCGCGCATGGCTCGCTGTGTCGGGATCAATGTGCGGCGGGTGTTCGCTCAGACCTTCGTTGCTGGGTGCGCGTTAGCGGCCATAGCCGGCGTACTTGGAACGCAGATGCTGCCGCTGCAGCCATACTATGCCACGAACTATATGGTCATGGTTTTGATCGTCGTTGCGGTTGGCGGCTTTGGCAGTCTCAAAGGATCGCTTATCGCCGCGCTCGGCTATAGCATCTTCGATACCTATTTTCGCTATCTCTTTCCGGCGGCCGGCGCTTTCGGCATCTACATTCTTCTGGCCCTCATTCTGTCCATTCGACCTTTTGGGCTTTATGGCCGTGCTTAA
- a CDS encoding branched-chain amino acid ABC transporter permease yields the protein MGLSDALVWALAIFAYFFLGAYHQLGTQVIIMIILALSLDLAIGYSGIESLGHAVFFGIGAYAAALFALNVLSEPLTGLVVGGLAAGAFGFVTGLLVLRVRGLTQVILTIAIGAVVLQVATTWKSVTGGDDGLAGYQVAPILGRYSFDLYGHTAYLYSLCVLAFVFALARILVNSPFGYVLRGIRDNDQRMRMLGVPVAARLLLIYSISAAIAGVAGAISAQVTGLVATDSLSFLLSGNVLIMLLIGGMGRLTGAFIGGIIFVIFSDRAAAIDPFNWLFMLGGLLILAVRFTPQGVGPWIDRMGGYLLDRRRKP from the coding sequence TTGGGACTTAGCGATGCGCTGGTGTGGGCGCTTGCAATTTTCGCTTATTTCTTCTTGGGCGCCTATCACCAGCTCGGCACCCAAGTCATCATCATGATCATCTTGGCTCTGTCGCTCGATCTCGCCATCGGTTACTCTGGAATCGAAAGTTTAGGTCATGCCGTCTTTTTTGGTATCGGAGCCTACGCCGCCGCCCTTTTTGCGCTCAATGTTTTATCTGAACCCTTGACCGGCCTTGTGGTAGGAGGGCTAGCTGCCGGCGCGTTCGGCTTCGTCACGGGTTTGCTGGTTCTTCGTGTTCGCGGCTTGACTCAAGTCATCCTCACGATCGCCATTGGTGCCGTCGTCCTCCAAGTTGCGACAACCTGGAAATCAGTAACGGGCGGAGATGATGGCCTTGCGGGGTATCAGGTCGCACCCATCTTGGGACGTTACTCGTTCGACCTCTATGGCCATACTGCCTATCTCTATTCGCTTTGCGTGCTGGCCTTCGTGTTTGCCCTTGCCCGGATCTTGGTAAACTCGCCATTTGGATATGTTCTGCGTGGGATACGCGACAACGACCAACGCATGCGCATGCTAGGCGTACCGGTCGCCGCACGGTTGCTTCTCATCTATTCGATTTCGGCAGCAATAGCGGGTGTGGCCGGTGCAATTTCCGCACAAGTCACCGGGCTTGTCGCAACCGACTCACTCTCATTCCTGCTATCCGGAAACGTCCTCATCATGTTGCTAATCGGCGGGATGGGGCGCCTGACCGGCGCATTCATTGGGGGCATTATTTTCGTCATTTTTTCTGATCGGGCCGCGGCGATAGACCCCTTCAATTGGTTGTTTATGCTGGGTGGACTCCTCATTCTCGCCGTCAGGTTTACACCTCAAGGCGTTGGTCCCTGGATTGATCGTATGGGTGGCTATCTCCTCGATCGCAGGCGGAAACCATGA
- a CDS encoding ABC transporter ATP-binding protein, whose amino-acid sequence MNDTVLEIVGLHKSFGALAVTRNINFRLEIGARHALIGPNGAGKTTLVNLITGALAPSSGSIRLEGRDITRYSPQRRVSLGLARTFQINSLFPSMTVVENIALAVVANMHIDAKLWGALNRRKQVLIELERLLDVFNLSGSACQLISNLAYGQRRLVELALALALKPKVLILDEPAAGLPKEDSGKLSELLRRLPADLAVIVIEHDMQIVFGFADRITVLAEGSVLTQGTPSEIRADAKVREVYLGQARND is encoded by the coding sequence ATGAATGATACGGTCCTCGAAATCGTCGGTCTGCACAAAAGCTTCGGTGCTCTCGCCGTCACGCGTAATATCAACTTCCGCCTTGAGATTGGTGCAAGACACGCTCTGATTGGTCCGAATGGCGCAGGAAAGACCACCCTTGTAAATCTCATCACGGGAGCGTTGGCTCCATCCTCTGGGTCGATCCGACTTGAAGGACGTGACATCACACGGTATTCGCCGCAACGCCGAGTCTCTCTGGGGCTCGCGCGAACGTTTCAAATAAACTCGCTATTCCCGTCCATGACGGTGGTCGAAAATATTGCCCTCGCGGTCGTTGCAAATATGCATATCGACGCAAAACTGTGGGGCGCGCTCAATAGGCGCAAGCAGGTTCTGATCGAACTCGAGCGGCTCCTAGACGTTTTTAACCTCAGTGGTTCGGCATGCCAATTGATTTCCAATCTCGCATATGGTCAACGGCGGCTCGTTGAGCTCGCGCTGGCGCTGGCTCTCAAGCCAAAGGTGCTCATTCTCGACGAACCTGCTGCTGGCTTGCCGAAAGAAGACAGCGGAAAACTTTCGGAATTGCTGCGGCGGTTGCCCGCCGACCTCGCAGTCATCGTCATCGAGCACGACATGCAGATCGTTTTTGGTTTCGCTGACCGTATCACGGTGTTGGCAGAGGGAAGCGTGCTGACGCAGGGAACCCCGTCCGAGATTCGAGCAGATGCTAAGGTACGAGAGGTTTACCTCGGACAGGCGCGCAATGACTGA
- a CDS encoding ABC transporter ATP-binding protein: protein MTDLLRLEAVTAGYGYGAAAIENVALSLPRGSSLAVLGRNGVGKTSLLATIMGLTQMASGKITFDGGEIGGIDTYERARLGLGYVPQEREIFPSLTVEENLSVARVDRGKWNIESVFELFPRLAERRQNFGNHLSGGEQQMLAVGRALVSNPALLILDEPFEGLAPVIVDQLVEALKRIRKESDMTFILVEHHVDLALSLTVQALILDRGQVVWNGKSNDLAGNKSVLSSLVGIS, encoded by the coding sequence ATGACTGATTTGCTGAGACTGGAAGCTGTCACCGCAGGATATGGCTATGGCGCCGCGGCTATTGAAAACGTGGCTCTTTCGCTCCCGAGAGGGTCGTCATTGGCCGTGTTGGGACGCAATGGTGTCGGCAAGACGTCCCTGCTTGCGACCATTATGGGCCTAACGCAAATGGCCTCCGGCAAGATCACATTTGACGGCGGCGAGATCGGAGGCATCGATACCTACGAGCGGGCTCGCCTGGGCCTCGGTTACGTGCCTCAGGAACGAGAGATCTTTCCTTCCCTGACGGTAGAGGAAAACCTTTCCGTTGCAAGGGTTGATCGGGGAAAGTGGAACATTGAATCCGTGTTTGAGCTATTCCCCCGGCTTGCTGAGCGACGGCAGAACTTCGGAAATCATTTGTCGGGTGGAGAGCAGCAGATGCTGGCTGTCGGCCGAGCGCTCGTCAGCAATCCCGCTTTGCTTATTCTCGACGAGCCGTTCGAAGGATTGGCTCCGGTCATTGTTGACCAGCTTGTGGAAGCGCTCAAACGCATCAGAAAAGAAAGCGATATGACGTTTATCCTCGTAGAACACCATGTTGATCTAGCGCTGTCACTAACGGTCCAGGCCCTAATTCTGGATCGAGGCCAAGTGGTTTGGAACGGCAAAAGCAACGATCTGGCGGGCAATAAGTCCGTTCTATCGAGCCTCGTTGGCATCAGCTAG
- a CDS encoding SDR family NAD(P)-dependent oxidoreductase → MQISLKSRTAIVTGGSRGIGRAIALAFAEAGASVAILARDKQQVSDTADQISSTTGQRVIGISCDLGNKLQIDQAWSRLSPDFSHVDVLVNNAGNAAHEPISGVEWDALQSDFMLKVGGALYLTQRCLSGMRARRWGRVVNILSIAAKAGTGAAPSALSRAAGLSMTKLLANECAPDNVLINAICLGSIETDQWKRMHRSTAPQASYEDFVLQKGKSVRLGRLGTVTEVANVACFLASDLASFVTGTAINVDGGNCPVP, encoded by the coding sequence GTGCAGATTTCGCTGAAAAGCCGAACCGCAATCGTAACGGGCGGAAGCCGAGGCATTGGCCGAGCGATAGCTCTGGCGTTCGCCGAGGCCGGCGCTTCTGTTGCAATTCTCGCCCGAGATAAACAACAAGTGAGTGATACCGCCGACCAGATAAGTAGCACAACCGGTCAGCGCGTGATTGGAATCTCATGTGATCTCGGAAACAAATTGCAGATTGACCAGGCCTGGTCGAGGCTCTCCCCCGACTTCAGTCATGTTGACGTCCTCGTTAACAACGCAGGCAACGCTGCCCACGAGCCAATATCGGGAGTTGAGTGGGACGCACTCCAGTCCGATTTCATGCTGAAAGTCGGAGGGGCACTTTACTTAACTCAGCGTTGCCTCTCTGGAATGCGAGCAAGACGCTGGGGACGAGTTGTCAATATTCTCAGCATTGCGGCAAAGGCCGGTACCGGCGCCGCTCCGTCGGCGCTGAGCCGGGCGGCCGGCCTATCCATGACGAAGCTGCTGGCTAACGAATGCGCGCCGGATAACGTCCTTATCAACGCCATCTGCCTTGGATCGATCGAAACCGACCAGTGGAAACGAATGCACCGGTCCACCGCACCGCAAGCGAGCTACGAAGACTTCGTTTTGCAGAAAGGAAAGAGCGTGCGTCTCGGTCGGCTTGGAACTGTGACCGAGGTTGCGAATGTGGCCTGCTTTCTAGCCTCGGACCTAGCCTCGTTCGTAACGGGAACAGCCATTAATGTCGATGGAGGCAATTGTCCCGTACCGTAA
- a CDS encoding isocitrate lyase/PEP mutase family protein, with protein MKARIPLRKVMEAGRPLVLPVAQDAFAARLIGRAGFKAFAIGGSAMLAARYGLPDLGIAALGEMVAGIQDIAAASDLPFITDGDDGYGDIKSVVRMIRAYEALGVGAVILEDQARPSKQPGDNPAPAVVAMAEFETKLRAAVDARSSGDMLIIARTDSLTTLGLDGALKRAERSLAAGADGVFIPGLKAHDDLVTVGSAFRGKHQLLALTEDGKAQLPRAQDLFVMGYDLIAYPSYLMLRTTEAMASALAGLLLSTADGSPLPALADFPAARAAFAEAVGLRDWQALDKVARSQASAPAT; from the coding sequence TTGAAAGCTCGTATTCCTCTGCGCAAGGTCATGGAAGCCGGACGACCGCTCGTCCTTCCGGTTGCTCAAGATGCTTTTGCCGCCCGGCTGATAGGGCGGGCTGGGTTCAAAGCGTTTGCAATTGGTGGGTCGGCAATGCTTGCTGCCCGTTACGGGTTGCCGGACCTAGGCATTGCGGCGCTTGGCGAGATGGTCGCCGGTATTCAGGATATTGCGGCGGCCTCCGATCTACCCTTCATCACCGATGGCGATGACGGCTACGGTGACATCAAGAGCGTTGTTCGCATGATCCGCGCGTACGAGGCGCTTGGTGTTGGCGCCGTGATCCTGGAGGACCAGGCTCGCCCGAGCAAGCAACCCGGCGATAATCCTGCTCCTGCTGTTGTCGCGATGGCAGAATTCGAAACAAAGCTTCGGGCAGCTGTTGATGCCCGCAGTTCAGGCGACATGTTGATTATCGCCCGCACGGACTCCTTAACAACGCTTGGCCTAGATGGCGCCCTAAAGCGAGCGGAGCGCAGCTTAGCCGCGGGCGCGGATGGTGTATTTATTCCAGGATTGAAAGCACATGACGATCTCGTGACGGTTGGGAGTGCCTTCCGGGGGAAACACCAGCTGCTTGCCCTAACTGAAGATGGGAAAGCGCAACTGCCGCGGGCACAAGATCTCTTTGTGATGGGCTACGATCTTATCGCTTATCCGAGTTATTTGATGCTGCGGACCACAGAAGCGATGGCGAGCGCGCTCGCAGGGTTGTTGTTGTCCACGGCCGACGGGTCCCCTCTCCCGGCACTGGCCGATTTTCCGGCGGCTCGCGCGGCCTTTGCTGAGGCGGTCGGACTTCGAGACTGGCAGGCGCTCGACAAAGTTGCCCGGTCCCAGGCCTCTGCGCCCGCCACGTAA
- a CDS encoding SDR family NAD(P)-dependent oxidoreductase: MTGHTKQEPRLAGGEDASLRGKVAIVTGASRGIGAAIALELAQAGVDSVIVARDEAMLNSVAERARSFGTRVEVVAGDLRNVETVSWTIDRALAAFQKIDILVNNAGATTRGHFLELPDSDWEDGFGLKFFGAMRLCRAAWPTLVQTSGSVVNIAGAGGRTPDIYFAIGSPVNAALNSFSKFLAELGIRDGVRVNCINPGLVRTDRLTKRLTLESRERRIDPAEMEYQLSRELRIARIGEPEDIAALVRFVLSDRGRLLQGAAIDADAGLTKTL, from the coding sequence ATGACAGGACACACCAAACAGGAGCCTCGCCTGGCGGGAGGCGAAGATGCGTCCCTCCGGGGCAAGGTTGCGATCGTAACGGGCGCAAGCCGAGGCATCGGTGCTGCCATTGCGCTCGAGCTCGCGCAAGCAGGCGTCGATTCCGTTATCGTCGCCCGGGATGAGGCCATGCTCAACAGCGTTGCCGAACGCGCACGATCATTTGGAACAAGGGTAGAGGTCGTTGCTGGCGACCTGCGAAACGTGGAAACCGTTTCCTGGACGATCGACCGGGCCTTGGCCGCTTTTCAGAAGATTGATATTCTTGTCAACAACGCCGGTGCGACCACGCGGGGGCACTTCCTGGAGCTGCCCGATAGTGATTGGGAGGATGGTTTCGGCCTAAAATTCTTTGGTGCAATGCGCCTCTGTCGGGCGGCCTGGCCTACACTTGTTCAGACGAGTGGATCCGTCGTGAATATCGCCGGTGCAGGCGGCCGAACACCCGACATCTATTTCGCTATCGGTTCGCCAGTGAATGCCGCACTCAATAGTTTCAGCAAATTCCTCGCCGAGCTTGGCATTAGGGACGGCGTGAGGGTCAATTGTATCAATCCCGGCTTGGTGAGGACAGACAGATTGACAAAGCGCCTGACGCTGGAGAGCCGCGAACGACGCATCGACCCTGCCGAAATGGAATATCAGCTCAGCCGCGAGTTGCGCATTGCGCGAATCGGCGAGCCTGAGGATATCGCGGCGCTGGTTAGATTTGTCTTGTCAGATCGCGGTCGTCTCCTGCAAGGGGCTGCTATCGATGCGGATGCAGGTCTGACAAAAACGCTTTAG
- the leuD gene encoding 3-isopropylmalate dehydratase small subunit: MEKYTRVEGVAASFPRPNIDTDAIISVAWQRSLKSNPGEGLFAIWRYDLQGQEVPDFILNRAPFRKSKVIVAGANFGCGSSREFAVWALVRFGIRCVIAPTFGDIFYENSFKNGLLLVTLPQAEVDEIHHHLATTNDPTMSVDLESCTIELPNDRTIAFNIPTARRATLLEGLDEIGQTLRFVADIEDFQQKSRACQPWLYARPEPRHSP, translated from the coding sequence ATGGAGAAATACACACGTGTCGAGGGTGTCGCGGCCAGTTTCCCGCGCCCTAACATCGATACAGACGCGATCATTTCGGTCGCTTGGCAACGCAGCTTGAAGAGCAATCCGGGGGAAGGCCTGTTTGCGATCTGGCGGTATGATCTGCAAGGCCAAGAGGTGCCGGACTTTATCTTGAACCGCGCCCCCTTTCGCAAGAGCAAAGTTATTGTTGCGGGAGCCAATTTTGGTTGTGGCAGCTCCCGCGAGTTCGCGGTTTGGGCCCTGGTACGGTTCGGTATTCGCTGCGTGATTGCACCCACCTTTGGCGACATTTTTTACGAAAACTCGTTCAAGAACGGGCTGCTACTCGTCACGTTACCGCAGGCAGAGGTTGATGAGATCCATCACCACCTGGCGACCACGAACGATCCGACGATGTCGGTGGATCTCGAAAGCTGCACCATCGAATTACCGAACGACAGGACAATCGCTTTTAACATTCCAACTGCCCGTCGCGCAACGCTGCTAGAGGGCCTCGACGAGATTGGTCAAACGCTAAGATTCGTCGCCGACATTGAGGACTTCCAGCAGAAGAGCCGAGCGTGCCAGCCCTGGTTATACGCGCGACCTGAACCTCGGCATTCTCCCTGA
- the leuC gene encoding 3-isopropylmalate dehydratase large subunit, with the protein MANSETLFDKIWLSHVIREIEDGVFLLHVDRHMVHECTSAAAFEGLKRAGRKTRNPELTYAVVDHILSTAKGRTGETFAGGREFVQLLRENCQAHKIELIDVDDPRQGIVHVIAPELGIVLPGTTLVCGDSHTATCGGLGCWAWGIGTSEVEHVLATQTIVQRRPKRMRINFEGKLNRGVYAKDLILRLIGQIGVAAGRGYAVEYAGSVIRSLSIEERQTICNMSIEFGARAGLIAADDVTFEYLHDLPYSPKGEMWEQSLAYWRSLPTDPEAVFDREVDVDCTSIGPQVTWGTTPEDVGSVSDPIPDPAAVNDLARRAAMDRSLTYLGLEAGQSLEGLTVDVAFIGSCTNSRLSDIEAAAEVVRGRKVASHVRALVVPGSAQVKHAAESLGLDKVFLEAGFEWREAGCSMCVAINDDFVGPGKRCISTSNRNFEGRQGQKSRTHLASPASVAAAAIAGAVTDVRRYLT; encoded by the coding sequence ATGGCAAACAGCGAAACTCTGTTCGACAAGATCTGGCTGTCGCATGTTATCCGGGAGATTGAAGATGGCGTGTTTCTTCTTCATGTGGACCGGCACATGGTTCATGAATGCACATCGGCTGCCGCCTTCGAGGGCTTGAAGCGTGCTGGCCGCAAGACCCGTAATCCCGAACTGACCTATGCTGTTGTCGATCACATCCTTTCCACGGCGAAAGGTCGTACGGGAGAGACGTTCGCTGGTGGTCGGGAATTCGTGCAGCTGTTACGTGAAAATTGTCAGGCTCATAAGATTGAACTCATTGATGTTGACGATCCTCGGCAAGGCATTGTCCATGTAATCGCACCTGAGCTCGGCATCGTCTTGCCCGGCACAACACTGGTATGCGGCGACAGCCATACGGCAACGTGTGGAGGACTTGGTTGTTGGGCTTGGGGCATTGGCACCAGCGAGGTGGAGCATGTGCTCGCGACCCAGACAATCGTCCAGCGGCGGCCGAAACGCATGCGTATCAATTTCGAAGGCAAGCTCAACCGAGGGGTATACGCCAAGGATCTCATTTTGAGATTGATTGGTCAGATCGGCGTTGCGGCGGGACGTGGCTACGCTGTGGAATATGCCGGCAGCGTCATACGGTCTTTGTCGATAGAAGAACGCCAAACCATCTGCAATATGTCGATCGAGTTCGGTGCGAGAGCTGGACTTATAGCTGCCGATGACGTCACATTCGAATATCTCCACGATCTGCCTTATTCGCCCAAGGGAGAAATGTGGGAACAGTCATTGGCTTACTGGCGTTCGCTCCCGACCGACCCAGAAGCGGTTTTCGATCGAGAGGTCGATGTTGATTGCACGAGCATCGGCCCGCAGGTCACCTGGGGGACGACCCCCGAGGATGTTGGCAGCGTCAGCGATCCGATTCCTGATCCCGCGGCGGTTAACGACCTTGCGCGTCGCGCCGCAATGGACCGTTCGCTGACTTATCTCGGTCTTGAGGCCGGTCAGTCTCTCGAAGGGCTCACCGTCGACGTGGCGTTTATCGGTTCATGCACCAACAGCCGCCTTTCCGATATAGAGGCTGCCGCCGAAGTCGTGCGGGGGCGCAAGGTCGCTTCGCATGTACGCGCGCTTGTGGTACCCGGCTCAGCGCAGGTTAAACATGCCGCTGAATCTCTGGGGCTCGACAAAGTCTTCCTGGAAGCTGGGTTTGAGTGGCGGGAGGCCGGATGTTCCATGTGCGTCGCCATCAATGATGACTTTGTAGGACCCGGTAAGCGTTGCATCTCTACGTCGAACCGCAATTTCGAGGGGCGCCAAGGCCAAAAGAGTCGCACCCACCTAGCCAGTCCCGCCTCGGTGGCCGCCGCTGCGATTGCCGGGGCGGTAACGGACGTCAGAAGGTACTTAACCTAG